A single window of Malus sylvestris chromosome 5, drMalSylv7.2, whole genome shotgun sequence DNA harbors:
- the LOC126623673 gene encoding cytochrome b561 and DOMON domain-containing protein At4g12980-like, translating into MASSSSSSSLSIFLPLTLLLLISPALSLTCTSQTFANNKLYSKCADLPVLSSFLHWTYDPANSTLSIAFISPPSKSDGWIAWAINPTSTGMPGSQTLLAYKKADGSMAVKTFNISSYKDILESKLSFDVWDTAAESSGGVFRLFAKLKVEKETVNQVWQVGPSVSDGFPAKHDFLTPNLNSKGTLSLTGGTTTTTASGGSKMKKRNIHGILNAVSWGLMFPIGIIVARYLRSFPSADPAWFYLHIFCQVSGYAIGVAGWATGIKLGSESKGVVYTNHRNIGIVLFALATLQIFALFLRPKKEHKFRFYWNIYHHTLGYTILVLGIINVFKGLDILNPAKHWRSTYIIVIITLGALALLLEAITWIVVLKRKSRKATKPYDGLNNGQG; encoded by the exons atggcttcttcttcctcctcctcttctctcTCAATATTTCTACCGCTCACCCTCCTTTTGCTTATCTCACCCGCGCTTTCCCTCACCTGCACCTCCCAAACCTTCGCCAACAACAAGCTCTACTCGAAATGCGCCGACCTCCCCGTCCTCAGCTCCTTCCTCCACTGGACCTACGACCCCGCCAACTCCACTCTCTCTATCGCCTTCATCTCGCCACCCTCCAAATCCGACGGCTGGATCGCCTGGGCCATCAACCCGACGTCCACCGGGATGCCTGGGTCCCAGACCCTCCTCGCCTACAAGAAGGCCGACGGCTCAATGGCCGTTAAAACCTTCAACATCAGCTCGTACAAGGATATTCTTGAGTCGAAGCTGTCGTTCGACGTGTGGGACACTGCGGCCGAGTCGTCCGGCGGCGTTTTTAGGCTGTTTGCGAAGTTGAAGGTGGAGAAGGAGACGGTGAACCAGGTTTGGCAGGTGGGGCCATCTGTTTCCGATGGGTTTCCGGCTAAACACGACTTCCTGACGCCGAATCTTAACTCGAAAGGGACACTGAGCTTGACCggcggcaccaccaccaccaccgctaGCGGGGGgtccaagatgaagaagagaaat ATACATGGAATTTTGAATGCTGTGAGTTGGGGATTGATGTTTCCAATTGGAATCATCGTAGCAAGATACTTGAGGTCTTTTCCGTCTGCGGATCCAGCTTGGTTTTATCTTCATATATTCTGCCAGGTATCTGGTTATGCCATTGGTGTCGCCGGCTGGGCTACCGGAATTAAGCTCGGAAGTGAGTCCAAAGGGGTGGTTTACACTAATCATCGCAACATTGGAATTGTCCTGTTTGCCTTAGCAACTCTGCAG ATATTCGCATTGTTCTTGAGGCCAAAGAAGGAGCACAAGTTCAGGTTCTACTGGAACATCTACCACCACACTCTCGGATACACGATTCTTGTCCTCGGCATTATAAATGTGTTTAAGGGCTTAGACATACTAAATCCTGCTAAGCATTGGAGATCTACTTACATAATTGTGATTATTACGTTGGGTGCACTTGCATTGTTATTGGAAGCAATCACTTGGATTGTAGTCTTGAAGAGAAAGTCAAGAAAGGCCACCAAGCCGTATGATGGATTGAACAACGGACAAGGCTGA
- the LOC126623679 gene encoding auxin-induced in root cultures protein 12-like, whose protein sequence is MASSLPLSLLQISCISLLLALLISPAVQAATCNSQTFKNKLYSNCSDLPVLSSYLHWTYDRSNSSLSIAFVAAPAKTDGWVAWAINPTAERMAGSQALLAHLTANGTPTVTTYNISSYASIIPGKLSFDVWDVSAEFSSGTFMIFATVKVKKDAVSVNHVWQVGPGVNTTTGFPEKHDFSPANLRSYETLPLVANSTTNTTTGGGSTTNTTGGGSGALRTGSGGNMGLFSISLLVLGALIAF, encoded by the coding sequence atggcttcctctctccctctctctctcctccagaTTTCATGCATTTCCCTCCTATTGGCTCTGCTAATCTCGCCGGCCGTACAAGCAGCCACCTGCAACTCACAGACATTCAAAAACAAGTTATACTCCAACTGCTCCGACCTCCCCGTCCTCAGCTCCTACCTCCACTGGACGTACGACCGCTCCAACTCCTCCCTCTCCATTGCCTTCGTCGCCGCCCCCGCCAAGACCGACGGCTGGGTCGCCTGGGCCATCAACCCCACAGCCGAAAGAATGGCCGGGTCCCAGGCCCTACTGGCCCACCTAACTGCTAACGGCACCCCGACCGTCACAACCTACAACATCAGCTCCTACGCCTCCATCATTCCCGGAAAGCTCTCGTTCGACGTCTGGGACGTCAGCGCCGAGTTCTCCAGCGGCACCTTCATGATCTTCGCCACCGTCAAGGTCAAAAAAGACGCGGTGTCCGTCAACCACGTCTGGCAGGTGGGCCCCGGAGTCAACACCACCACCGGTTTCCCTGAAAAGCATGACTTCTCCCCCGCCAATCTCAGGTCCTATGAGACCTTGCCCTTGGTAGCTAATTCCACTACCAACACCACCACGGGCGGTGGCTCCACCACTAACACCACTGGCGGCGGTAGTGGGGCTTTGAGGACTGGGAGTGGAGGAAACATGGGTTTGTTTTCCATTTCGCTTTTGGTTCTTGGAGCTCTCATTGCTTTCTAA
- the LOC126623681 gene encoding 60S ribosomal protein L32-1 has product MAVPLLKKQIVKKRKTHFKRPQSDRKHCVKESWRRPKGIDSRVRRKFKGCALMPNIGYGSDKKTRHYLPNKFKKFVVHNVKEVELLMMHNRTYCAEIAHNISTRKRKEIVERAAQLDVVVTNKLARLRSQEDE; this is encoded by the exons ATGGCAGTCCCTTTGCTGAAGAAGCAAATTGTGAAGAAGCGTAAGACCCACTTCAAGAGGCCCCAGAGTGACAGGAAGCACTGCGTCAAG GAAAGCTGGAGAAGGCCCAAGGGTATTGATTCACGTGTCAGGCGAAAGTTCAAGGGATGTGCGTTGATGCCCAACATTGGCTATGGGTCAGACAAGAAGACTCGTCACTATCTGCCTAACAAGTTCAAGAAATTTGTTGTGCACAATGTGAAAGAGGTTGAACTTCTAATGATGCACAACAG GACCTACTGTGCTGAGATAGCACACAACATTTCCACCAGGAAGAGAAAGGAGATCGTCGAGCGTGCAGCCCAGTTGGATGTTGTTGTTACCAACAAACTTGCCAGGTTGCGCAGCCAGGAGGATGAGTAA